A DNA window from Fodinibius sp. Rm-B-1B1-1 contains the following coding sequences:
- the sthA gene encoding Si-specific NAD(P)(+) transhydrogenase gives MSRDYDIIIIGTGPAGFSCAMQSSKFDQNVLVVESHKKYLGGTWINTGTVPSKALREAAKNILDFNEQFGDHEHKKPYERFQMSDLLQYKQDILEKENQKAKNDLIKNKVDVARGFGQLKDAHTVEVETHIGSTETYTADYILLSTGSNPAEPQNFELDHDKILDYESILEITHIPRRLVIIGSGVNAIEYATIFSALGTRVTMLSSRKDYLTFLDHEIKEHLGDSLNRKGITIKTNIEIEDVAFNGLRNHTEVKFKSKAEDQRLQVIETEHVLFLGGRKPNVNGLNLEAAGVETDDHNFIKTDDTFKTNVDNIYAAGDVIGFPRLASASFSQGRLAACNMFGIPALSVPDQIPYGIYGIPEIANIGITEQDAEEMGLDITVGRAYFKNIAKANMSNNTEGILKLVFNTNTLKLLGVHILGNDAPNLIHLGQSVMSYDGDIRYFINHVMNYPTLSEAYRIAAFNGVNRVYQAGVKYKNILEDKKEK, from the coding sequence ATGAGTCGAGATTACGATATCATTATTATCGGCACCGGTCCGGCCGGATTTTCATGCGCTATGCAAAGCTCAAAATTTGATCAGAATGTTCTGGTTGTCGAATCACACAAAAAGTATTTGGGGGGTACCTGGATCAATACGGGGACAGTCCCCAGTAAGGCATTACGGGAAGCGGCCAAAAACATTCTCGATTTTAATGAACAGTTTGGCGATCACGAGCATAAAAAGCCTTATGAACGCTTTCAGATGAGCGATCTTCTGCAATACAAGCAGGATATTCTTGAAAAGGAAAATCAAAAAGCTAAAAATGACCTTATAAAAAATAAGGTTGATGTAGCTCGTGGTTTTGGTCAGCTCAAAGACGCCCATACGGTTGAGGTGGAAACGCATATCGGTTCTACAGAAACTTACACCGCCGATTACATCTTACTTAGTACGGGTAGCAACCCGGCAGAACCCCAAAATTTTGAGCTCGACCATGACAAAATTTTGGATTATGAATCTATTTTAGAAATTACCCACATTCCACGACGGCTCGTCATTATAGGATCAGGGGTGAATGCGATAGAATATGCTACGATTTTTTCTGCACTGGGTACACGTGTAACGATGCTCAGTAGTAGAAAAGATTACCTCACTTTCTTAGATCATGAAATTAAGGAGCACTTAGGTGACTCCCTAAACCGAAAAGGTATTACAATAAAAACCAATATTGAGATTGAGGATGTAGCCTTTAATGGGTTAAGAAATCATACCGAAGTTAAGTTTAAGTCCAAAGCGGAAGACCAACGACTGCAAGTTATTGAAACGGAACACGTCCTCTTTTTAGGCGGGCGTAAACCAAATGTAAATGGCCTGAACCTTGAGGCAGCAGGCGTTGAGACTGATGATCATAACTTCATCAAAACAGATGACACTTTTAAAACAAATGTTGATAATATTTATGCTGCCGGTGATGTCATTGGATTTCCCCGCTTGGCTTCAGCTTCATTCTCACAAGGACGTTTAGCCGCATGCAATATGTTTGGCATTCCCGCGCTTTCGGTACCCGATCAAATTCCCTATGGCATTTATGGCATTCCTGAAATTGCCAATATCGGTATTACCGAACAGGATGCCGAAGAGATGGGCTTGGATATCACTGTAGGACGTGCCTACTTTAAAAATATCGCGAAAGCGAATATGAGCAACAATACCGAAGGTATCCTCAAGCTGGTTTTTAATACCAATACGCTAAAGCTACTCGGCGTTCATATTTTGGGAAATGATGCACCAAACCTCATCCACTTGGGACAATCGGTCATGTCATACGATGGCGATATACGATACTTTATCAACCACGTCATGAATTATCCTACTCTTAGTGAGGCCTATCGTATTGCTGCCTTTAATGGAGTTAACCGCGTCTATCAAGCCGGTGTTAAGTACAAAAATATTCTTGAGGATAAGAAGGAGAAATAA
- a CDS encoding NAD(P)H-hydrate dehydratase yields the protein MVTETLEAPYSHYLFDADLSQEIDQRTIEEMGIDGFTLMEIAGSSAAKILLEKSDLKHGLYLCGKGNNAGDALVIARYLLQHNVEATLVFLSGTDDLSPDTQKNLDLLKEFNSENKLTIYENWATFESPDTHDFVVDGMLGTGLTSDVRNDYAKAVTWANKQTQPVFAMDIPTGLHANSGQKMGHLIHANTTFSFGGRKQGLYLNYGPKSAGKIHYCELPFPNKYKNTCNTFLLDEEWLRPQPPSPGEHKYDAGVLYIIAGSEGLTGAAIMSAQSAWAEGLGAVILVCPHGLLNIYEQTLPSIIKKPVGKREDYYFQKEHSNQVIEVLSEKKGAVLFGPGIGRKNTTIEFVEKVLSANNYPTVIDADGLWCLAQLDHWPKPDQSEWVLTPHPGELSRLTNNEEDGPQKERLSTVRKYAQQKDVTLLSKGMPGIVGTPSGKCYLTNYNTRYFARAGSGDVLAGKVGAYLAMNNSPDKSCCLGLLNGKQKLDHYLKEYTQLPEPKDFI from the coding sequence ATGGTAACAGAGACTCTTGAGGCGCCTTACTCGCACTACCTTTTCGATGCTGATCTGAGCCAGGAAATAGATCAGCGGACTATTGAAGAAATGGGGATCGATGGTTTTACCCTCATGGAAATTGCTGGTTCATCCGCTGCCAAAATCTTGTTAGAAAAATCCGACCTCAAACACGGCCTATACCTTTGCGGCAAAGGAAACAATGCTGGAGACGCCTTGGTTATAGCACGCTATCTGCTTCAACATAATGTTGAAGCCACACTCGTTTTTTTGAGCGGTACGGATGACCTTTCACCTGATACTCAAAAAAATTTAGATCTCCTTAAAGAGTTTAATTCTGAAAATAAATTAACCATCTATGAAAACTGGGCGACCTTTGAATCCCCAGACACACATGATTTTGTTGTTGATGGGATGCTTGGCACAGGCCTTACCAGTGATGTAAGAAACGACTATGCCAAGGCTGTAACATGGGCTAACAAGCAAACTCAACCCGTTTTTGCAATGGATATCCCCACTGGCCTGCATGCTAACTCAGGTCAAAAAATGGGACATCTTATCCACGCGAATACGACGTTTTCTTTTGGTGGACGAAAACAAGGTTTATATCTCAATTACGGCCCAAAATCGGCTGGCAAAATCCATTATTGTGAACTCCCCTTTCCGAACAAATATAAAAACACTTGCAATACCTTTTTACTGGATGAAGAGTGGCTTCGGCCACAACCTCCTTCACCCGGAGAACATAAATATGATGCTGGTGTACTATATATTATTGCCGGATCAGAGGGGTTAACCGGTGCGGCCATCATGTCTGCCCAAAGTGCCTGGGCAGAAGGACTTGGTGCAGTAATTTTAGTTTGTCCACACGGACTGCTTAACATTTACGAGCAAACTCTTCCATCCATCATAAAAAAACCGGTAGGCAAAAGAGAAGATTATTATTTCCAAAAAGAACATTCCAATCAGGTTATAGAGGTTCTATCAGAAAAAAAGGGAGCGGTACTTTTTGGACCAGGCATAGGCCGTAAAAATACTACGATTGAATTCGTTGAGAAGGTTTTGTCCGCCAATAACTATCCCACTGTTATTGATGCCGATGGATTGTGGTGTTTGGCACAACTTGATCATTGGCCTAAGCCTGACCAATCCGAATGGGTCTTAACGCCCCATCCGGGAGAATTATCAAGGCTTACGAATAACGAGGAGGACGGTCCTCAAAAAGAACGATTATCAACCGTTAGAAAATATGCACAACAAAAAGACGTTACGCTACTTTCTAAAGGGATGCCCGGAATTGTTGGAACACCATCGGGCAAATGCTATCTAACAAACTACAACACACGTTATTTTGCACGAGCAGGCAGCGGTGATGTCTTAGCCGGAAAAGTAGGGGCGTATTTGGCTATGAATAATAGTCCAGACAAAAGCTGTTGCCTTGGACTATTAAATGGCAAACAAAAACTTGATCATTATTTAAAAGAGTATACCCAGTTGCCCGAACCAAAAGACTTTATATGA
- the aspS gene encoding aspartate--tRNA ligase, with protein sequence MTWKRTHHCSELSLENTDEEVVLNGWVSTRRDLGGVIFIDLRDRHGITQIVFYETDEKLHEKAESLRTEYVVGIKGVVEKRGEDNINPELPTGEVEIRATDLEIYSEAETTPFEIKDGIKTSEELRLKYRYLDLRRPEIQENMMMRSSFYQSTRSYFYDNDFLEVETPVLMKSTPEGARDYLVPSRVNPGRFFALPQSPQTYKQLLMVSGFDRYFQIVKCFRDEDLRADRQPEFTQIDVEMSFVDEEDVMEATEGLMQKIMSDTVDEEIEPSFDRMTYDHAIKTYGTDKPDTRFGLEFTDLSDLVADSEFKIFSNTVDKGGAVLGITVPGQGDIGRGAIDRLTERVQKETGAAGLIYTKLNEDDGVKCSVGKFLTDETVDAMVERAEAEIGDLILILAGPSPEVYKQMGQLRLMMGKEHNLIDEDAYNFLWVTDFPLVEYSKEDHRYHALHHPFTAPNPDDLDKLKDNPEEVRSRAYDLVLNGYEIGGGSIRIHDRELQTHMFELLGIDEAEAQKRFGFLLDAFKYGAPPHGGIALGVDRIVMILSGGTSLRDVIAFPKNQKAQSLMDSSPDFVDQEQLDDLHIDLKNYATREAQEQESE encoded by the coding sequence ATGACGTGGAAACGAACCCATCACTGTTCTGAACTATCACTCGAAAATACCGACGAAGAAGTTGTATTAAATGGCTGGGTATCGACGCGGCGCGATCTGGGCGGTGTTATTTTTATTGATCTAAGAGATCGGCACGGTATCACCCAAATTGTGTTTTATGAAACGGATGAGAAACTCCACGAAAAGGCAGAGTCTCTGCGAACAGAATATGTGGTTGGCATAAAAGGAGTTGTAGAAAAACGGGGCGAAGATAACATCAACCCGGAGTTACCTACAGGGGAGGTAGAAATTCGAGCTACGGATTTAGAAATTTACTCTGAAGCGGAAACAACGCCTTTCGAAATTAAGGATGGTATTAAAACAAGTGAGGAGCTACGTCTTAAGTATCGCTATCTGGATTTGCGTCGTCCTGAGATCCAGGAAAATATGATGATGCGATCAAGCTTCTATCAGTCTACCCGGTCTTATTTCTATGATAACGATTTTCTGGAAGTGGAAACGCCGGTACTTATGAAGAGCACTCCCGAGGGGGCGCGTGACTATTTGGTACCAAGTCGCGTAAATCCCGGTAGATTTTTTGCGCTCCCACAAAGTCCACAGACATATAAACAATTGTTAATGGTTTCTGGCTTTGATCGTTATTTCCAGATTGTCAAATGTTTCCGGGATGAGGATCTTCGCGCAGATCGTCAACCAGAGTTTACTCAGATTGATGTAGAAATGTCGTTTGTGGATGAAGAGGATGTGATGGAGGCCACAGAAGGACTCATGCAAAAAATTATGAGTGATACCGTGGATGAAGAGATTGAACCCTCGTTCGATCGGATGACATATGATCATGCTATAAAAACCTATGGAACAGACAAGCCAGATACGCGGTTCGGGCTTGAATTTACCGACCTTTCCGATTTGGTGGCAGATTCAGAATTCAAAATTTTCTCTAACACAGTTGACAAAGGCGGCGCGGTGCTTGGCATTACGGTACCCGGACAGGGAGATATAGGCCGTGGTGCTATTGACCGATTGACTGAACGCGTGCAAAAAGAAACGGGAGCCGCCGGACTTATCTACACGAAGCTTAATGAAGACGATGGCGTAAAGTGTAGCGTAGGCAAATTTTTAACGGATGAAACGGTGGATGCCATGGTTGAGCGGGCAGAAGCTGAGATAGGCGATCTGATCTTGATTCTTGCTGGACCATCCCCAGAGGTATATAAGCAAATGGGGCAGTTGCGTTTGATGATGGGTAAAGAACATAACCTTATTGATGAAGATGCTTATAACTTTCTTTGGGTTACGGACTTTCCGTTGGTAGAATACAGCAAAGAAGATCATCGTTATCATGCATTGCATCATCCTTTTACAGCTCCAAATCCCGATGATCTGGATAAGCTTAAGGACAATCCTGAAGAAGTACGTTCGCGTGCTTATGATTTAGTACTTAATGGATATGAGATTGGGGGCGGATCCATTCGTATTCACGATCGGGAACTTCAAACCCACATGTTTGAGTTGTTAGGTATTGATGAGGCAGAAGCCCAGAAGCGATTTGGCTTTTTGCTGGATGCATTTAAATATGGCGCGCCACCGCACGGAGGTATTGCGCTTGGCGTAGATCGCATTGTAATGATTCTGTCAGGAGGAACGAGTCTTCGTGATGTTATTGCATTTCCCAAAAATCAAAAGGCGCAAAGCCTTATGGATAGCAGTCCCGATTTTGTAGATCAGGAACAGTTGGATGATTTGCATATCGATTTGAAAAATTATGCAACGAGAGAAGCGCAGGAACAAGAATCTGAATAA
- a CDS encoding response regulator transcription factor, producing MAPISVLIADDHEIIRFGISTYLSSSEDIEIVGEASTGEECLQLFQETHPDICILDIGMPDKDGIETAKEIRACEQETKILILSMHIDKEILRRALSADINGYLLKNTEKRDLLHGIRAIVKGQQVFSDPISEMIKESFLTKTPDRNNHYQQDITEREREILQLIVDGLTSKEIAEKLYISPRTVDTHRANLMEKLQLNNIAELVRYSIRHQLVNIE from the coding sequence ATGGCTCCTATATCAGTGCTAATAGCTGATGATCACGAGATAATACGATTTGGCATCAGTACATATTTATCATCATCCGAGGATATCGAGATCGTTGGTGAAGCCTCAACAGGAGAAGAGTGTTTACAGTTATTTCAGGAAACGCATCCAGATATTTGTATTCTTGATATTGGGATGCCTGATAAGGATGGCATCGAAACAGCGAAAGAAATACGAGCATGTGAGCAGGAAACAAAAATTTTAATCCTCTCCATGCACATTGATAAAGAGATACTTCGCCGCGCCCTATCTGCTGACATTAATGGCTACCTGTTAAAAAACACTGAGAAAAGAGACCTTCTTCATGGCATCAGGGCTATTGTAAAAGGACAACAGGTTTTTAGTGATCCCATATCTGAAATGATTAAAGAATCATTTCTAACTAAAACGCCTGATCGTAACAACCACTATCAGCAAGACATCACAGAGCGAGAGAGAGAAATTCTACAACTTATTGTTGATGGACTGACAAGCAAAGAAATTGCCGAAAAATTATACATAAGTCCACGTACTGTTGACACCCACCGCGCCAACCTTATGGAAAAGCTGCAACTCAATAATATTGCTGAACTTGTGCGATATTCAATCCGCCATCAGCTGGTGAACATTGAATAA
- a CDS encoding DUF429 domain-containing protein: MKTLGIDGCRAGWIAISLDDEGAGYWLLESDEELKQYLEDFDRIFIDVPIGLTDEDYMRTCDQELRDVLGPDYQASVFNPPIRPALYSPTYAEASMTSYEITGKKISTQAWNITPNIKTIDQFLQDDEELREKVFESHPELLFRILNGNNSILQKKATKKGLRHRLKLLKDRSKYADDFFRDIKEEYRRNQVDEDDIVDAMALAWFALQSVEKEELKTLPEEPPTDSTGLPMAIHYV, translated from the coding sequence TTGAAAACATTAGGAATTGACGGCTGCCGAGCAGGCTGGATTGCAATAAGTTTGGATGATGAAGGGGCCGGTTACTGGCTGTTGGAGTCTGATGAAGAATTGAAGCAATATTTAGAGGACTTTGATCGCATTTTCATTGATGTTCCTATTGGGTTAACCGATGAGGATTATATGAGAACGTGCGACCAAGAGCTACGCGATGTTTTGGGGCCCGATTACCAAGCCAGTGTATTTAATCCTCCTATTCGTCCAGCATTGTATTCGCCGACTTATGCCGAGGCCTCAATGACCAGTTATGAGATTACGGGAAAGAAAATTTCTACTCAGGCATGGAATATCACGCCGAATATTAAAACGATTGATCAGTTTTTACAGGATGATGAAGAGCTTAGAGAAAAGGTTTTTGAGAGTCATCCCGAGTTGCTGTTTCGTATTTTAAATGGCAATAATTCTATCCTGCAAAAGAAAGCAACGAAAAAGGGATTGCGTCACCGGCTTAAGCTGTTGAAAGATCGCAGTAAGTATGCCGATGACTTTTTTCGGGACATAAAGGAGGAGTATCGACGTAATCAGGTGGATGAGGATGATATCGTTGATGCGATGGCACTGGCTTGGTTTGCATTACAGTCTGTCGAAAAAGAAGAGCTGAAGACCCTACCTGAGGAGCCACCAACTGATTCCACGGGATTGCCGATGGCTATTCATTACGTTTAA
- a CDS encoding biopolymer transporter ExbD produces MKYFSYLFIVTLTVLMSCSLESTDEPLSTINEQNIDLHILPDGAIEFEGEQMSIEDFKNTFENYDLSEEAIVQLKVDGNATFGKVTDIQTILREKGVLKINYKRL; encoded by the coding sequence ATGAAATATTTTTCCTATTTATTCATCGTCACTCTCACAGTTTTAATGTCGTGCTCATTAGAATCGACCGACGAACCCTTATCAACCATCAATGAACAAAATATTGATCTACATATATTACCGGATGGGGCTATAGAATTCGAAGGGGAGCAAATGTCTATTGAAGATTTTAAGAATACGTTTGAGAATTATGACCTTTCCGAAGAAGCTATTGTTCAACTCAAAGTTGATGGGAATGCAACCTTTGGAAAAGTAACAGATATTCAAACAATCTTACGAGAAAAGGGCGTATTAAAAATCAATTATAAAAGACTCTAA
- a CDS encoding BrxA/BrxB family bacilliredoxin, with product MQFGLGAGPDVSWMREELTDLGIEELETVEDVDRAMDEYDEGTMLMVINSVCGCAAGNARPGVKIALDESEIKPDHMVTVFAGQDKEATARAREYFSEYPPSSPAFAYFKDGEIKAMIPRHRIEGRTKVEIADDLKMVFKAFDGEEETEEAES from the coding sequence ATGCAATTTGGACTTGGAGCAGGCCCCGACGTTTCTTGGATGCGTGAAGAATTAACCGATTTGGGTATTGAGGAACTTGAGACGGTTGAAGACGTAGACCGTGCCATGGATGAATACGATGAAGGCACGATGCTAATGGTAATTAATTCGGTGTGCGGTTGTGCGGCAGGAAATGCACGACCCGGTGTGAAAATTGCGCTTGATGAATCGGAGATTAAGCCTGATCACATGGTGACTGTTTTTGCTGGTCAGGATAAAGAGGCAACTGCTCGTGCACGTGAATATTTTAGCGAATATCCTCCGTCGTCGCCGGCTTTTGCTTATTTTAAGGATGGTGAAATTAAAGCGATGATTCCCCGCCATCGTATTGAGGGACGAACAAAAGTTGAGATCGCTGACGATTTAAAGATGGTTTTCAAAGCATTTGACGGTGAGGAAGAAACTGAAGAAGCAGAAAGCTGA
- a CDS encoding superoxide dismutase, with protein sequence MAYELPDLPYDYDALEPHIDERTMKIHHGKHHQGYTNKVNAALKGSEFADLPIEEVLQRITEVPEDIRQAVINNGGGYANHKLFWTILSPNGGGAPTGDIADAINEEFGDFKSFKEAFNNAATGQFGSGWGWLCVTKDGGLEVISTANQNSPYMNGLTPILGVDVWEHAYYLHYQNERGKYVSNFWNLVNWDQVNEYYNDAK encoded by the coding sequence ATGGCTTACGAATTACCTGATCTACCCTACGATTATGATGCGCTTGAACCACATATTGATGAGCGCACAATGAAGATCCATCACGGTAAACACCATCAGGGATATACCAATAAAGTAAATGCAGCCCTGAAAGGTTCGGAGTTTGCCGATCTGCCTATTGAAGAGGTTTTGCAACGCATTACTGAAGTCCCCGAAGATATTCGACAGGCTGTAATTAATAACGGTGGTGGTTATGCCAATCACAAGTTGTTTTGGACGATACTTTCGCCCAATGGCGGTGGTGCTCCAACTGGAGATATTGCTGATGCCATTAATGAAGAATTTGGCGATTTTAAAAGTTTTAAAGAAGCATTTAATAATGCTGCTACCGGCCAGTTTGGTTCTGGATGGGGTTGGTTGTGTGTAACGAAAGACGGTGGACTCGAAGTTATTTCTACGGCCAATCAAAACAGTCCGTATATGAATGGCCTAACACCTATTCTTGGCGTTGATGTTTGGGAGCATGCTTACTATCTGCATTATCAAAACGAACGTGGTAAGTATGTCAGCAATTTCTGGAACTTGGTCAATTGGGATCAGGTGAATGAGTATTACAACGATGCTAAGTAG
- a CDS encoding sensor histidine kinase, with amino-acid sequence MFNKGNTKKTNTAIIIIFVVIAAFTFVAGHYGTKTTSAVRAYVTGEGQWTKAQKEATHQLILYSIHQDTSYYNNFREKLKLHHSFTEARKTLLSENPDIFRATQKFKTSDLHSDDIDLIIWLTRNFKEFSHFKKALAIWEEGDKYIAKLDSLGYQVHQTIQAEEMNQSKQLQYLTKVSSLDNTLTDLETRFSSVMGATARWIQTTVFWMIITVGAILIIIGYLLTRRFFNQINQLNRQLYESETKFKKVLRYSRDVIYQLNFDTADYEYMSPYVEKMLGYTVEEILGRGKEFILDLIHPDDLERLNREVKQMEGEQLEEQFTQTTEFRIKRKDGHYIWVNNQRSLVKDEEGNPIAIVGSVRDISDRKNHEVEIQQALKEKKTLLVEIHHRVKNNLAVISSLLELQKQESGEAVETVLEKTQTRIQSIAKIHEKLYQTKDLSNINIDEYIDEFTSVIFDAYNISERDIIIHKRLDSFKIDIIKAVPLALIYNELLNNAFKHGFDNQEEGKISINLTKGENQATLTVTNDGNTLPDNFSLDEDQSLGMTLVLTLTQQLEGDINYSQNGHTAFEITFPINKGDIA; translated from the coding sequence ATGTTTAACAAAGGAAACACCAAGAAGACAAATACGGCTATTATTATAATTTTTGTGGTAATTGCCGCTTTTACCTTTGTAGCCGGACATTATGGTACTAAAACAACTTCGGCGGTTCGTGCTTACGTTACTGGCGAAGGGCAATGGACAAAAGCTCAAAAAGAAGCAACACATCAACTCATACTTTACAGTATTCATCAAGACACAAGTTACTACAATAACTTCCGCGAAAAACTGAAACTACACCACAGTTTTACTGAAGCACGCAAAACACTCCTTTCTGAAAACCCGGATATTTTCCGGGCTACCCAAAAATTTAAAACATCAGATCTGCACTCCGATGACATTGATCTTATAATTTGGTTGACTCGGAACTTTAAAGAATTCAGCCACTTTAAAAAAGCTTTAGCTATTTGGGAAGAGGGCGATAAGTACATTGCTAAATTGGACAGTCTTGGCTACCAGGTTCATCAAACAATACAAGCTGAGGAGATGAATCAATCCAAACAGTTACAATATCTGACGAAAGTATCCTCGCTTGACAATACATTAACAGATCTTGAAACCCGTTTTTCATCCGTTATGGGGGCAACGGCACGCTGGATTCAAACCACCGTCTTTTGGATGATTATCACAGTTGGAGCAATTCTTATCATTATTGGTTATTTGTTAACCCGTCGCTTTTTCAATCAAATCAATCAGCTCAACAGGCAACTTTACGAGAGCGAGACCAAATTTAAAAAGGTATTAAGATATTCTCGAGATGTCATTTATCAACTCAACTTTGATACAGCGGACTATGAGTATATGAGTCCCTATGTAGAAAAGATGCTCGGATATACTGTCGAAGAGATACTTGGACGTGGTAAAGAGTTTATTTTAGACCTTATCCACCCTGATGATCTCGAAAGGCTCAATCGGGAAGTCAAGCAAATGGAAGGGGAACAATTAGAAGAACAGTTTACTCAAACAACTGAATTCCGAATAAAACGGAAAGACGGTCATTACATCTGGGTAAACAATCAGCGTTCGCTTGTTAAAGACGAAGAGGGTAACCCCATTGCCATTGTAGGGAGTGTCAGAGATATTTCGGATCGGAAAAATCACGAAGTCGAAATCCAACAAGCTTTAAAAGAGAAAAAAACTCTTTTAGTAGAAATCCACCATCGTGTTAAAAACAACCTTGCTGTTATTTCGAGCCTTTTGGAATTACAAAAACAAGAATCAGGAGAAGCTGTAGAGACTGTACTTGAGAAAACACAAACCCGTATACAGTCAATCGCAAAAATTCATGAAAAATTATACCAGACTAAAGATTTATCTAATATCAATATCGATGAATATATTGATGAGTTTACATCGGTTATTTTTGATGCCTACAACATTTCGGAAAGAGATATTATAATACACAAAAGGTTGGACTCATTTAAAATAGATATCATTAAGGCTGTACCACTTGCCTTAATATACAATGAACTCCTTAATAACGCCTTTAAACATGGTTTTGATAATCAAGAAGAAGGGAAAATATCCATTAACTTAACAAAAGGTGAGAACCAAGCCACATTAACGGTTACCAATGATGGTAATACCCTGCCCGATAACTTCTCACTGGATGAAGATCAATCGTTGGGCATGACACTGGTATTGACACTTACCCAGCAACTGGAAGGGGATATAAACTACAGCCAAAATGGTCATACAGCATTTGAGATCACTTTTCCTATAAATAAGGGGGATATAGCTTAG
- the proS gene encoding proline--tRNA ligase, with protein MAKKITEQNEDFSQWYQDVIREGKLADHSPVRGCMVIRPNGYALWENMQDSLDQMFKDTGHENAYFPLFIPKSFLSKEAQHVEGFAKECAVVTHSRLKSSDDGVEVDPESELEEELIVRPTSETIIWDSYRNWIQSYRDLPILINQWANVVRWEMRTRLFLRTMEFLWQEGHTAHATKQEAVDETKQMLEVYRTFAEEYMAMPVITGVKTESERFAGAVDTYCIETLLQDNKALQAGTSHFLGQNFAKAFDVKFQSSEGQHEYVWATSWGVSTRLIGGLIMTHSDDQGLVLPPKLAPNQVVIVPIWKSDEQQEQVLDYCQEIIDELKALDIRVKLDDRENMSPGWKFNEHEAAGIPLRLTIGPRDLENNNVELARRDTLDKNIVDRDGIAQRADNLLDTIQDDLFTSAKKRIEENTHEVDSYDEFKEVIENEGGFIYAHWDGTPETEEKIKDETKATIRCIPLEDGEEGECIVTGKPSKQKVLFARAY; from the coding sequence ATGGCAAAAAAAATAACTGAACAAAACGAAGATTTTTCGCAATGGTATCAAGATGTAATTCGTGAAGGAAAGTTGGCCGACCATTCTCCTGTGCGCGGCTGCATGGTTATTCGTCCTAACGGCTATGCCCTTTGGGAAAACATGCAAGACTCGCTGGATCAAATGTTTAAAGATACCGGTCATGAGAATGCCTATTTCCCGTTATTCATTCCTAAATCATTTTTATCAAAAGAAGCCCAGCATGTTGAGGGTTTTGCCAAAGAATGTGCAGTGGTTACCCACAGCCGTCTAAAAAGCTCAGATGATGGTGTAGAAGTTGATCCCGAATCCGAATTAGAAGAGGAACTTATTGTTCGGCCTACTTCTGAAACAATTATCTGGGATTCCTACCGAAACTGGATCCAATCGTACCGCGACCTTCCCATCCTTATAAACCAGTGGGCCAATGTCGTTCGCTGGGAGATGCGCACACGGTTGTTTTTGCGCACAATGGAGTTTCTGTGGCAAGAAGGTCACACGGCACATGCCACAAAGCAAGAAGCCGTTGACGAAACCAAGCAGATGCTTGAGGTCTACCGCACTTTTGCCGAAGAATATATGGCCATGCCGGTAATTACGGGAGTAAAAACAGAATCCGAACGCTTTGCCGGTGCTGTTGATACCTATTGCATCGAAACGCTGTTACAGGATAATAAAGCTCTACAAGCCGGTACCTCGCACTTTCTTGGACAGAATTTTGCCAAAGCTTTTGATGTAAAATTCCAAAGCTCAGAAGGCCAGCACGAATATGTTTGGGCAACCAGCTGGGGTGTTTCTACCCGGCTAATTGGTGGCCTGATTATGACCCATTCTGATGACCAGGGATTAGTTCTACCTCCTAAATTAGCTCCAAATCAAGTGGTTATTGTCCCTATCTGGAAAAGCGATGAACAGCAAGAGCAAGTGCTCGATTACTGCCAAGAAATTATTGATGAACTTAAAGCCTTAGACATCCGGGTAAAATTAGACGACCGCGAAAATATGAGTCCGGGATGGAAGTTTAACGAGCACGAAGCCGCAGGTATCCCCTTGCGACTCACTATTGGCCCACGCGACCTTGAAAATAACAATGTGGAATTAGCACGACGTGATACGCTCGATAAAAACATTGTTGATCGTGATGGAATTGCCCAACGAGCTGATAATCTGCTCGACACTATTCAGGACGACTTATTCACATCAGCCAAAAAGCGTATCGAAGAAAATACCCATGAGGTTGATTCGTATGATGAGTTTAAGGAAGTCATCGAAAATGAAGGCGGATTTATTTATGCCCACTGGGATGGCACTCCCGAGACGGAAGAAAAAATCAAAGACGAAACCAAAGCCACTATCCGATGTATTCCGCTCGAAGATGGTGAAGAAGGAGAATGTATTGTAACCGGCAAACCGTCCAAACAAAAAGTATTGTTTGCACGCGCCTATTAA